Proteins encoded within one genomic window of Setaria italica strain Yugu1 chromosome IV, Setaria_italica_v2.0, whole genome shotgun sequence:
- the LOC101782426 gene encoding uncharacterized protein LOC101782426 codes for MEKCRSVPHDHSSAYYGCGGGYDYEDVGGGGGAGQGKSYSFNGPSAREDPEAKRRRRVAAYNVFATQGRIKTTVRSSVKWLKSKFSDIRYGGL; via the coding sequence ATGGAGAAGTGCAGGTCGGTGCCGCACGATCACTCGTCGGCGTActacggctgcggcggcgggtacgACTACgaggacgtcggcggcggcggcggcgccgggcaggGCAAGTCGTACAGCTTCAACGGGCCGAGCGCCCGCGAGGACCCGgaggcgaagcggcggcggagggtggcggcgtACAACGTCTTCGCCACGCAGGGCCGGATCAAGACCACCGTCCGCAGCAGCGTCAAGTGGCTCAAGTCCAAGTTCTCCGACATCCGCTACGGCGGCCTCTGA